Sequence from the Drosophila subpulchrella strain 33 F10 #4 breed RU33 chromosome 3R, RU_Dsub_v1.1 Primary Assembly, whole genome shotgun sequence genome:
GCAGAAGAAGGTCAAGGCCAAGAACCAGGCTGACGCCGGCTACGGCTCCGGTGAGTTCTCCCTTGACTGGGATGTGGACAGTTACCGGACGGAGTACGAGAGCGAGGAGCACTGGGACCTGCGACGCAGCTTCATGTTGGCCCACAAGGAGAAATTCGAGGAGGATCGCCTGGTGTGCCTGGCCCAGACGTTCATCAACATGGAGTTCATGGGATGCAAGTATCCCAGCGAGACGATGCGCCTGGTGGCCGAAATGTCCAAGGAGATTGCCGAGGATTTCCGGCGCAAACGCGATCAGCGCCTGAAGCGCACCTTCGTCTCGGCCTCGGACGCGGCGGAGCAGCGCGCCAAAGGTAGACGCAAGAACAACTAGTGGGCCATGATGAGGGAGAAGATTCTTTATATACCTATCAGTAGTAACTATAAGAGCCAGAGACCAGAGCCTAATGCCTAATTCCAACAACTAGGGCGCCGGGCTGCAGCCGTACGAGCAGCGGATTCCCCAAAGGATAGCTCGGACAGATTAACACGAGAACGCCTGTGCTTCGGCGGCGGCGTGCCCATCGATCTCTACCAGGACCTGCGTTTCGGGCCGCTCATCTTGTACTTGGCCGGAGGGCGCAATTGCCTGCGTAACTCCTGCGCCGTTGCCAATTGCAAGTACGAGGAGCGCGCTAGCCTAGATCAGCCGGCCACAGACACGACAAAATACGCTGAAGTATTGCTAAACGACGAGGTGATAGCCACTGGCCAGGCAGAGAACCTCAAGTCGGCCAAACTGGCTGCCTTCAAGCAGGCGCTCCTCGTGCTGCAGTCCCATTGCTACAGCATAAAGGTATGAGCAGTCTTGATATTCACATATAATGTCACATCTAAACCTTTCCTCCAATTCCCCAGCTGAATGCCACACGTGAGACCATCAAGGTGGGGAAGAGCAAAAAAGGCGTGAACATCAATGTAACCAAGGAGTCCGCCGACAGCCTGGGCGATCCCAAGTTGGATGCCAGCAACAAGGGATATCGCATGATGCGGCTAATGGGTTGGGCGGGCGGAGGCTTGGGGCGCCTAAAGCAGGGACGTGAGGAGCCAGTAGGGTCGGTTTCAAACTCCAATTCTATCTCTAGATCAGCCCTAAATTACTGTATTATTTTAGTTACCTGCTAAAGAGCAATCGCAATGGATTGGGCGCCATAAATTCGCAGTCAAATCTTGCCGACTACAAGATAATGTTGCAAAACTATCTGGATTCGGACGACATGCGTGACATGCAGTTTGAGCCCACGTTTTCGAAGGAGGACCGCGCTTCGTTTCACCAGTGAGCATCTTGTTACTTGGTTCGAACAGATCAAGGATTATAATGGTGATTTTATCT
This genomic interval carries:
- the LOC119548674 gene encoding uncharacterized protein LOC119548674, whose amino-acid sequence is MSAKSKKQKMENAGGEEINPKQKKVKAKNQADAGYGSGEFSLDWDVDSYRTEYESEEHWDLRRSFMLAHKEKFEEDRLVCLAQTFINMEFMGCKYPSETMRLVAEMSKEIAEDFRRKRDQRLKRTFVSASDAAEQRAKGRRAAAVRAADSPKDSSDRLTRERLCFGGGVPIDLYQDLRFGPLILYLAGGRNCLRNSCAVANCKYEERASLDQPATDTTKYAEVLLNDEVIATGQAENLKSAKLAAFKQALLVLQSHCYSIKLNATRETIKVGKSKKGVNINVTKESADSLGDPKLDASNKGYRMMRLMGWAGGGLGRLKQGREEPVGYLLKSNRNGLGAINSQSNLADYKIMLQNYLDSDDMRDMQFEPTFSKEDRASFHQMASRMGLRSSSFGVGGGRRLLITKKVTYSRILTEVLSRRNPKFCERYFVQVPMQKAHLFPGHAADLELENLCE